The genome window GGCCTGAAGTTGATGAAAAGGTTGCGAGAAATGCATGTCTTTTTTTGGAATTTTGGAGAGAAGTGCGCGGGTGATACCACTGGACTGAAAAGGGGGCGAGAGGTATAAGACCGAGATATAGCTCGGCAGACGGATGGGGTGGAAGTTTCAAGGAAGAAGCCTCAAGAGATAATTTTTCCTTTTACGGTTTTTTTCTGTATCTGACTGACGATGAATATGGAAAGAAATTTGGAATGATAtcccttctctttctccgAGATCAAGGGGAGACAGagctttttttatataaattttaCAGTTGCACTTACACCCACCAGAAGCCAAAGCTAAGCTTTTCTACGCTTGGCTTGATGTCGTTTTTTACGTAAAATATGTCTTGTGTTGTGAGAGCTTTATGGAAGAAATTGGTCATCGCCGGCACTGGATTTGAAATAAGCTTCCACCACAGCTTCGGGGTGGTTTGTGTGCGTGTAACCACAGGactgaaaagggggggggggagggacgGGCTTGAAGCAAGTTGGGACaggaaaaaaggaggggttggttgtcaGCTTTGGGGTTCACCGCTTTCCACTTTGGGGGATAATTAGGCCCCACCACTGAGGATTtcgcgcgcgcgcgcaaTTTACTGCCGGGGGTTTGAGAATTATGGGATTTGATGACCCCGCGATGCGCCTGTGGGAATAGCTTCAGATTTGCGACAACTGAGaatttctttttgtttccgGTTGGAAAAAAGACAGcagaggagaagaaaaaaatggCCGAGTCCAAGCCTGCACATCTTGAGCCTTCCAAGTTGGGGACAAAAGCTTAGTATGCTGATTGAGCCCCTTCATTTTGTTCAGCCCTCCGTCCTCAACCCCCTGCTAACGACTTGAACATAGCTGGGACGCCCTCTACACAACCGAGCTGACAACCCACACCTCTGACCCCTCGCTAGAGGGCACAGTCTGGTTCGACGACTCGGACGCCGAGGCCAAGATCCTGTCCtacctctcccccaaccgCGACGACTCGGACTCTGACAATGAAGACGACGACCAGCCCCCCAACCCGCACCCGCACGACCTCACCCCCAGCACAGCTTCCATCCTAGACCTAGGCTGCGGCAACGGGTCCCTCCTCTTTTCCCTCCGCGACGACGGCTGGTCCGGCCACCTGTTGGGAGTCGACTACTCCCCccactccatctccctcgccaaatCCATCGCCCAGTCCCGCGAGAACGAAGATCTCAAGAGTGTAGAGTTCAAAGTCTGGGACGTCCTAAACGGCGacatcccctccatctcccccccaaccggCTGggacctcgtcctcgacaaAGGCACCTTCGACGccgtctccctctcctccgaaACCGACTCCCTCGGCCGCAGGATCAACGAGGGCTACGGCGAGCgcgtcctccagctcctcaagACGGGTggcgtcttcctcgtcacgTCCTGCAACTGGACCGAGACCGAACTCCGCACCTGGTTCGAGACCTCGACCGCCCCCAACGACGGAAAGACCAAACTGAAAATGGCAGGCAGGGTAGACTACCCTAGTTTCAGCTTTGGGGGTGTCAAAGGGCAGACCATCTCGACGCTGTGTTTTGAAAAGGTCGTTGTTGAGTAGAGACCAACATTAAAACgacaaaaacaaaaccaaaatAGAAATAAATGATACCCAGGGGTCTGTTTCCATAGagtgagaaaaaaaaacggtCTATTGGTATAACTCGGTTACTTTATGCCCCCCTTCACCTTCATCCCCCCCCTATTCGCGATCCATACAACTGCAAAAAAGACCATTTTTTGGCAGTAAACCTGTACACTCACCACTAACCCACCCAGCTCACAGTAACCTCAACATGTCATAACCGCTGCTTCGCTTTCGTTTTGCTTTCTACTTCCAGTACACAACCTCCCCTAATGCAGAACTGTACGCTGGGAAGACTCATCGAGCGACCCAAACAAGCCCAAGGGCGCATATGCGCGCGTAAATCGGATGCTGACCTAGGAC of Podospora pseudopauciseta strain CBS 411.78 chromosome 7 map unlocalized CBS411.78m_7, whole genome shotgun sequence contains these proteins:
- the EFM4 gene encoding Protein-lysine N-methyltransferase efm4 (EggNog:ENOG503NZEM; COG:J) — translated: MTPRCACGNSFRFATTENFFLFPVGKKTAEEKKKMAESKPAHLEPSKLGTKAYWDALYTTELTTHTSDPSLEGTVWFDDSDAEAKILSYLSPNRDDSDSDNEDDDQPPNPHPHDLTPSTASILDLGCGNGSLLFSLRDDGWSGHLLGVDYSPHSISLAKSIAQSRENEDLKSVEFKVWDVLNGDIPSISPPTGWDLVLDKGTFDAVSLSSETDSLGRRINEGYGERVLQLLKTGGVFLVTSCNWTETELRTWFETSTAPNDGKTKLKMAGRVDYPSFSFGGVKGQTISTLCFEKVVVE